A stretch of the Neofelis nebulosa isolate mNeoNeb1 chromosome 1, mNeoNeb1.pri, whole genome shotgun sequence genome encodes the following:
- the SHROOM1 gene encoding protein Shroom1 isoform X2 produces the protein MEALGPGGDRASPASSTRSLDLRRLSARADSAYSSFSAASGAPEPRTPSPGTDLLPYLDWDYVRVVWGGPASAAPAAGLRASPQPRPAAAARSGLRLPEVQGTSGPLSRQATPLLFALAAEAEAEAPAVEPPSPPASRAAYRQRLQGAQRRVLRETSFQRKELRMSLPARLRPAAPARPPAAHPRSASLSHPGGEVEPGRSGAPARGPVGRGRLATQQRKWCFSEPGKLDRVGQGGGSVGGCSSDASSSSGFAGPEPRERRVLAELEDHQIRWLSETQPRSTEDPEPRSLKFGDAHRPSSRSRSASGEVLAPWGGSGGVTPVVQVAPQGAETPRLLFQTKLPRFLTQKEAAVLYPAECLQGSPADREQRVSETCLGSARLPSLPDDEVFLEDVPLVRMRSPPDTHVPTGNPTSVHVSDQQYETSLGQGVDQAGVPPEHPLHEHPETARADDSWRRINGSVSISRTTCCSPPGTANGDIPTFNPTGLLTIDPLAATDPLKPLPVDALEPPGNSTPGAPGRTALAWGTGQPVSRPTWRSLRLEELVQELARLDPSMSDILTSCPSPEPPLGLLDGLIPLAEVWAAMRPAGEEAGKDAVGTPEPGSSQLRPTSQMRSENHTTHPVPDQPCGQGLPDPNSIEAKKMELANLLQKMLRDLQAEQERLHRVAQAWARRGAALEAAVGQTCAPRDLERFSRFMADLERVLGLLLLLGSRLARVRRALAREGADGDPDEQASLLQRLGLLKRQQEDAKELKEHVARRERALREVLVKALPAEELRAYRALLAGKAAVLAQQRSLDERVRLLQDQLDAVRSDLGRRPLPPRMTLPPETRSPDKPSFPPPLI, from the exons ATGgaggccctggggcctgggggcgACCGCGCCTCCCCAGCCTCGTCCACTCGCAGCCTGGACCTGCGGCGGCTGTCCGCGCGCGCCGACTCGGCCTACAGCTCTTTCTCCGCGGCCTCCGGCGCTCCAGAGCCGCGCACGCCGTCGCCTGGAACCGACCTCCTCCCTTATCTAGACTGGGACTACGTGCGCGTGGTGTGGGGTGGCCCAGCCTCCGCCGCGCCCGCCGCCGGCCTTCGGGCGTCCCCGCAGCCCCGGCCCGCGGCCGCCGCGCGCAGTGGGCTGCGGCTCCCAGAGGTCCAGGGAACGTCGGGGCCGCTCAGCCGGCAGGCCACCCCGCTGCTGTTTGCTCTGGCGgccgaggcggaggcggaggcgccGGCCGTCGAGCCGCCCAGCCCACCGGCCTCGCGGGCTGCCTACCGCCAGCGGCTGCAGGGCGCGCAACGGCGAGTGCTCCGGGAGACGTCCTTCCAGCGCAAGGAGCTCCGCATGAGCCTACCCGCCCGCCTGCGGCCCGCTGCACCCGCGCGGCCCCCCGCGGCGCACCCGCGCTCCGCCTCACTTAGCCATCCGGGCGGGGAAGTGGAGCCGGGGCGCTCTGGGGCTCCCGCGCGGGGACCAGTCGGCCGGGGGCGCCTAGCCACCCAGCAGCGGAAGTGGTGCTTCTCTGAGCCAGGGAAGCTGGATCGCGTGGGTCAGGGTGGTGGATCTGTGGGGGGATGTTCGAGTGACGCCAGCTCCAGCTCTGGCTTTGCCGGGCCCGAGCCCCGGGAGCGCAGGGTGCTGGCAGAGTTGGAAGATCACCAGATCAGATGGCTGTCTGAGACGCAGCCTCGAAGTACAGAGGATCCAGAACCGCGGTCCCTGAAGTTCGGTGACGCCCATAGGCCTTCCAGTCGGAGTCGGAGCGCTTCAGGCGAAGTCTTGGCTCCCTGGGGAGGTTCAGGAGGGGTCACGCCCGTTGTTCAG GTTGCTCCCCAAGGAGCAGAAACCCCCAGACTGTTGTTTCAGACCAAACTTCCCAG GTTTCTGACTCAGAAGGAAGCTGCAGTGTTGTATCCTGCCGAGTGCCTCCAGGGCAGTCCTGCAGACCGTGAACAGAGGGTCTCAGAGACATGCCTTGGGTCTGCCCgactcccttcccttcctgatgATGAGGTTTTCCTGGAAGACGTCCCCTTGGTCAGAATGAGATCACCTCCAGACACCCATGTGCCCACAGGAAACCCAACCAG TGTCCATGTCTCTGACCAGCAGTATGAAACCAGCTTGGGCCAGGGGGTTGACCAAGCTGGAGTCCCCCCAGAGCACCCCCTCCATGAGCACCCAGAGACTGCAAGGGCAGATGACAGCTGGCGGAGGATAAATGGTTCTGTGAGCATTTCCAGGACTACATGCTGTAGCCCCCCTGGGACTGCAAATGGTGACATTCCAACCTTCAATCCCACTGGACTGCTGACCATTGACCCACTTGCAGCTACAGACCCCCTCAAACCTCTTCCAGTTGATGCCCTGGAACCTCCAGGCAACAGTACCCCAGGTGCTCCTGGCCGTACTGCCCTAGCTTGGGGCACTGGCCAGCCTGTTTCCAGGCCAACATGGCGCAGTCTGCGCCTTGAGGAGCTGGTTCAGGAGCTGGCCAGACTGGATCCCTCTATGAGTGACATACTCACTTCCTGTCCCAGTCCAGAGCCACCCCTGGGTCTGCTAGATGGGCTGATTCCTTTAGCTGAGGTCTGGGCTGCGATGAGGCCAGCCGGTGAGGAGGCTGGAAAGGACGCTGTTGGTACTCCTGAGCCAGG CTCCAGCCAGCTCCGGCCAACTTCTCAGATGAGGTCTGAAAACCATACCACCCACCCTGTGCCTGACCAACCCTGTGGTCAGGGTCTCCCTGATCCAAACAGCATCGAAGCCAAGAAA ATGGAGCTAGCCAATCTCCTCCAAAAGATGCTGCGGGACCTTCAGGCAGAACAGGAGCGGCTGCACCGGGTGGCCCAGGCTTGGGCCAGGCGCGGGGCTGCTCTGGAGGCCGCGGTGGGCCAGACCTGTGCACCCCGCGACCTAGAGCGGTTCAGCAGGTTCATGGCCGACCTAGAGCGCGTGCTtggcctgctgctgctgctgggcagTCGCCTGGCCCGCGTGCGCCGCGCCCTGGCCCGGGAGGGCGCAGACGGCGACCCAGACGAGCAG GCCTCTCTGCTGCAGCGACTCGGTCTCCTGAAACGGCAGCAGGAAGACGCCAAGGAGCTGAAGGAGCACGTGGCACGGCGCGAGCGGGCCCTGCGGGAGGTGCTGGTGAAGGCCCTGCCCGCGGAGGAGCTGCGCGCCTATCGCGCCTTGCTGGCGGGCAAGGCCGCCGTCCTGGCCCAGCAGCGCAGCCTAGACGAGCGGGTCCGGCTCCTTCAGGACCAACTGGACGCCGTCAGGAGCGACCTTGGCCGTCGTCCCCTGCCTCCCAGGATGACCTTGCCCCCAGAGACCCGTTCTCCAGATAAACCGTCCTTCCCTCCGCCCCTCATCTAA
- the SHROOM1 gene encoding protein Shroom1 isoform X1 — protein MEALGPGGDRASPASSTRSLDLRRLSARADSAYSSFSAASGAPEPRTPSPGTDLLPYLDWDYVRVVWGGPASAAPAAGLRASPQPRPAAAARSGLRLPEVQGTSGPLSRQATPLLFALAAEAEAEAPAVEPPSPPASRAAYRQRLQGAQRRVLRETSFQRKELRMSLPARLRPAAPARPPAAHPRSASLSHPGGEVEPGRSGAPARGPVGRGRLATQQRKWCFSEPGKLDRVGQGGGSVGGCSSDASSSSGFAGPEPRERRVLAELEDHQIRWLSETQPRSTEDPEPRSLKFGDAHRPSSRSRSASGEVLAPWGGSGGVTPVVQVAPQGAETPRLLFQTKLPRFLTQKEAAVLYPAECLQGSPADREQRVSETCLGSARLPSLPDDEVFLEDVPLVRMRSPPDTHVPTGNPTSVHVSDQQYETSLGQGVDQAGVPPEHPLHEHPETARADDSWRRINGSVSISRTTCCSPPGTANGDIPTFNPTGLLTIDPLAATDPLKPLPVDALEPPGNSTPGAPGRTALAWGTGQPVSRPTWRSLRLEELVQELARLDPSMSDILTSCPSPEPPLGLLDGLIPLAEVWAAMRPAGEEAGKDAVGTPEPGCYLFSSSQLRPTSQMRSENHTTHPVPDQPCGQGLPDPNSIEAKKMELANLLQKMLRDLQAEQERLHRVAQAWARRGAALEAAVGQTCAPRDLERFSRFMADLERVLGLLLLLGSRLARVRRALAREGADGDPDEQASLLQRLGLLKRQQEDAKELKEHVARRERALREVLVKALPAEELRAYRALLAGKAAVLAQQRSLDERVRLLQDQLDAVRSDLGRRPLPPRMTLPPETRSPDKPSFPPPLI, from the exons ATGgaggccctggggcctgggggcgACCGCGCCTCCCCAGCCTCGTCCACTCGCAGCCTGGACCTGCGGCGGCTGTCCGCGCGCGCCGACTCGGCCTACAGCTCTTTCTCCGCGGCCTCCGGCGCTCCAGAGCCGCGCACGCCGTCGCCTGGAACCGACCTCCTCCCTTATCTAGACTGGGACTACGTGCGCGTGGTGTGGGGTGGCCCAGCCTCCGCCGCGCCCGCCGCCGGCCTTCGGGCGTCCCCGCAGCCCCGGCCCGCGGCCGCCGCGCGCAGTGGGCTGCGGCTCCCAGAGGTCCAGGGAACGTCGGGGCCGCTCAGCCGGCAGGCCACCCCGCTGCTGTTTGCTCTGGCGgccgaggcggaggcggaggcgccGGCCGTCGAGCCGCCCAGCCCACCGGCCTCGCGGGCTGCCTACCGCCAGCGGCTGCAGGGCGCGCAACGGCGAGTGCTCCGGGAGACGTCCTTCCAGCGCAAGGAGCTCCGCATGAGCCTACCCGCCCGCCTGCGGCCCGCTGCACCCGCGCGGCCCCCCGCGGCGCACCCGCGCTCCGCCTCACTTAGCCATCCGGGCGGGGAAGTGGAGCCGGGGCGCTCTGGGGCTCCCGCGCGGGGACCAGTCGGCCGGGGGCGCCTAGCCACCCAGCAGCGGAAGTGGTGCTTCTCTGAGCCAGGGAAGCTGGATCGCGTGGGTCAGGGTGGTGGATCTGTGGGGGGATGTTCGAGTGACGCCAGCTCCAGCTCTGGCTTTGCCGGGCCCGAGCCCCGGGAGCGCAGGGTGCTGGCAGAGTTGGAAGATCACCAGATCAGATGGCTGTCTGAGACGCAGCCTCGAAGTACAGAGGATCCAGAACCGCGGTCCCTGAAGTTCGGTGACGCCCATAGGCCTTCCAGTCGGAGTCGGAGCGCTTCAGGCGAAGTCTTGGCTCCCTGGGGAGGTTCAGGAGGGGTCACGCCCGTTGTTCAG GTTGCTCCCCAAGGAGCAGAAACCCCCAGACTGTTGTTTCAGACCAAACTTCCCAG GTTTCTGACTCAGAAGGAAGCTGCAGTGTTGTATCCTGCCGAGTGCCTCCAGGGCAGTCCTGCAGACCGTGAACAGAGGGTCTCAGAGACATGCCTTGGGTCTGCCCgactcccttcccttcctgatgATGAGGTTTTCCTGGAAGACGTCCCCTTGGTCAGAATGAGATCACCTCCAGACACCCATGTGCCCACAGGAAACCCAACCAG TGTCCATGTCTCTGACCAGCAGTATGAAACCAGCTTGGGCCAGGGGGTTGACCAAGCTGGAGTCCCCCCAGAGCACCCCCTCCATGAGCACCCAGAGACTGCAAGGGCAGATGACAGCTGGCGGAGGATAAATGGTTCTGTGAGCATTTCCAGGACTACATGCTGTAGCCCCCCTGGGACTGCAAATGGTGACATTCCAACCTTCAATCCCACTGGACTGCTGACCATTGACCCACTTGCAGCTACAGACCCCCTCAAACCTCTTCCAGTTGATGCCCTGGAACCTCCAGGCAACAGTACCCCAGGTGCTCCTGGCCGTACTGCCCTAGCTTGGGGCACTGGCCAGCCTGTTTCCAGGCCAACATGGCGCAGTCTGCGCCTTGAGGAGCTGGTTCAGGAGCTGGCCAGACTGGATCCCTCTATGAGTGACATACTCACTTCCTGTCCCAGTCCAGAGCCACCCCTGGGTCTGCTAGATGGGCTGATTCCTTTAGCTGAGGTCTGGGCTGCGATGAGGCCAGCCGGTGAGGAGGCTGGAAAGGACGCTGTTGGTACTCCTGAGCCAGG GTGCTATCTATTTAGCTCCAGCCAGCTCCGGCCAACTTCTCAGATGAGGTCTGAAAACCATACCACCCACCCTGTGCCTGACCAACCCTGTGGTCAGGGTCTCCCTGATCCAAACAGCATCGAAGCCAAGAAA ATGGAGCTAGCCAATCTCCTCCAAAAGATGCTGCGGGACCTTCAGGCAGAACAGGAGCGGCTGCACCGGGTGGCCCAGGCTTGGGCCAGGCGCGGGGCTGCTCTGGAGGCCGCGGTGGGCCAGACCTGTGCACCCCGCGACCTAGAGCGGTTCAGCAGGTTCATGGCCGACCTAGAGCGCGTGCTtggcctgctgctgctgctgggcagTCGCCTGGCCCGCGTGCGCCGCGCCCTGGCCCGGGAGGGCGCAGACGGCGACCCAGACGAGCAG GCCTCTCTGCTGCAGCGACTCGGTCTCCTGAAACGGCAGCAGGAAGACGCCAAGGAGCTGAAGGAGCACGTGGCACGGCGCGAGCGGGCCCTGCGGGAGGTGCTGGTGAAGGCCCTGCCCGCGGAGGAGCTGCGCGCCTATCGCGCCTTGCTGGCGGGCAAGGCCGCCGTCCTGGCCCAGCAGCGCAGCCTAGACGAGCGGGTCCGGCTCCTTCAGGACCAACTGGACGCCGTCAGGAGCGACCTTGGCCGTCGTCCCCTGCCTCCCAGGATGACCTTGCCCCCAGAGACCCGTTCTCCAGATAAACCGTCCTTCCCTCCGCCCCTCATCTAA
- the SOWAHA gene encoding ankyrin repeat domain-containing protein SOWAHA — MALAAAAAAAAAGVSQAAVLGFLQEHGGKVRNSDLVSRFKPLLDAGDPRGRAARRDRFKQFVNDVAVVREFDGVKFVVLRKKPRPREGPEPLASCVPGTPAVPDSPSNITSVSQGETPSSGVPSLPAEQQLVEPLEDLAQPLEPQDTPGAPASEPTQPNGELLLGLTQQSGGPSDSQIPAFELALPSEGLSADVAPPSRSPSEEVLSQAESPDQEPGHGATKEALPLPQHAPPPKPCMLPVRCVPAPSALRIRAEEQGLRRQLSEEPSPRSSPLLLRRLSVEESGLGLSLGPGRSPHLRRLSRAGPRLLSPDTEEVPAAAPPPSAVPLEPTEHEWLVRAAAGCWTHQLHGLLLRDRGLAAKRDFISGFTALHWAAKSGDREMALQLVEVARRGGAPVDVNARSHGGYTPLHLAALHGHEDAAVLLVVRLGAQVHVRDHSGRRAYQYLPPGSSYALRRLLGDPSLRSSSELDATGASGGTLATRRPVQVAATILSSTTSAFLGVLADDLMLQDLARGLRKSGSLSKFLGASPMAPRKKTKTRSGLPAFSEISRRPTPGPFAGLVPSLPPTT; from the coding sequence ATGGCGCtagccgccgcggccgccgccgcggccgccggaGTGAGCCAGGCGGCCGTGCTGGGCTTCCTGCAGGAACACGGCGGCAAGGTGCGCAACTCGGATCTGGTGAGCCGCTTTAAGCCGCTCCTGGATGCCGGCGACCCGCGCGGCCGTGCCGCCCGCAGGGACCGCTTCAAGCAATTTGTCAACGACGTGGCTGTGGTGAGGGAGTTTGACGGCGTCAAGTTCGTGGTGCTGAGGAAGAAACCTAGACCCCGGGAGGGACCAGAGCCCCTGGCCTCGTGCGTCCCCGGCACCCCCGCGGTACCAGACTCTCCGTCGAACATCACTTCCGTCTCACAGGGGGAAACCCCCAGCTCGGGGGTTCCATCCCTGCCTGCAGAGCAGCAGTTGGTGGAACCACTTGAGGACCTGGCCCAGCCATTAGAGCCACAGGACACCCCCGGGGCTCCGGCCTCTGAGCCCACTCAGCCGAACGGGGAGCTGTTGTTAGGTCTGACCCAGCAGTCAGGGGGACCCTCCGACTCCCAGATTCCAGCCTTTGAGCTAGCCCTGCCCTCTGAGGGACTCTCTGCAGACGTGGCCCCGCCGTCTAGGTCACCGTCGGAGGAGGTCTTGTCCCAAGCGGAGTCGCCGGACCAGGAACCTGGGCATGGAGCCACGAAAGAAGCTTTACCACTCCCTCAGCACGCGCCGCCGCCAAAGCCCTGCATGCTGCCGGTGCGCTGCGTTCCGGCCCCCTCCGCGCTCCGGATCCGGGCTGAGGAGCAGGGCCTGCGCCGGCAGCTGTCGGAAGAACCGAGCCCCCGGAGCTCCCCACTGCTGCTGCGGCGGCTCTCGGTGGAAGAGTCTGGCCTGGGCCTCAGTCTGGGCCCGGGCCGCTCCCCACACCTGAGGCGCCTGTCGCGCGCCGGCCCGCGCCTGCTGAGCCCAGACACCGAGGAAGTGCCCGCCGCGGCGCCGCCGCCGTCCGCAGTGCCTCTGGAGCCGACCGAGCACGAGTGGCTAGTGCGGGCGGCCGCGGGCTGCTGGACCCACCAGCTGCACGGGCTGCTGCTGCGCGACCGCGGCCTGGCGGCCAAGCGCGACTTCATATCTGGTTTCACGGCCTTGCATTGGGCCGCCAAGAGCGGAGACCGGGAGATGGCGCTGCAGCTGGTGGAGGTCGCGCGGCGCGGGGGCGCGCCTGTCGACGTGAACGCGCGCTCACACGGCGGCTACACGCCACTGCACCTGGCCGCTCTGCACGGCCACGAGGATGCCGCTGTGCTGCTGGTGGTGCGCCTGGGTGCGCAGGTGCATGTGCGTGACCATAGCGGGCGGCGCGCCTACCAATACCTGCCGCCCGGCTCCTCCTACGCGCTCCGCCGCCTGCTCGGCGACCCAAGCCTTCGAAGCTCTAGCGAGCTCGATGCTACCGGAGCTAGTGGTGGCACGCTTGCGACCCGGCGCCCGGTGCAAGTGGCTGCCACCATCCTCAGTTCCACCACCAGCGCGTTTCTGGGTGTCCTGGCCGACGACCTGATGCTCCAAGACCTGGCTCGGGGCTTGAGGAAGTCAGGCTCCTTGAGCAAGTTCTTGGGTGCCTCGCCCATGGCTCCACGTAAAAAGACTAAGACCCGCAGTGGCCTACCGGCTTTTTCAGAAATCTCTCGTCGACCTACTCCGGGGCCCTTCGCTGGGCTAGTGCCCAGCCTGCCTCCCACAACCTGA